The Pseudofrankia sp. DC12 region CATGGCTGGACCTACGGCAGGTGGCGTACTTCGTCGCCGTCGCCGAAGAGCAGTCCTTCACCGCGGCGGCCACCCGCCTGCTGGTCGCCCAGCCGTCGCTGTCCCAGCAGATCCGGGCCCTGGAGCGGCAGCTCGGCGCCGAACTGCTGGAGCGCTCCAGCCGGGGCGCGCGGCTCACCCCGGCCGGCCGGGCCTTCCTCGACGCGGCCCGCGGCCTGCTCGCCGACGCCGGCAACGCGGTGACGCGGGCGCGCGCTGCCGCCGGCCTGGACGGCGGCACGCTGCACATCGCCACGCTGACCTCGCTGGCGACCTGGGTGCTGCCGGACGCGGTCGCGCGGTTCCGGGAGCGTTTCCCGGACGTGCCACCGCGGCTGACCGAGTTCCCGGACCGGCTCGGCCTGGAGGAGTTCATGGCAGAGGGACGGGCTGACCTCGCGATCGGCGCCCGGCCGCCGGACTGGGCCGGTCCGGTCCGCTTTCTCGGCGCCGAGCGTTACACGCTCGTCGTGCCCGCGAGCGACCCGCGCGCCGGGACGGCCGGGGTGCCGCTGCGCGCGTTCGCCGCCGTCGACTGGGTGCTGTACGCGCCGGGGCACGGCCTGCGGACGCTGGTGCTGGAGGCCTGCGGGGCCGCCGGGTTCACGCCGCGGGCGGCCGTCGAGACCCGCACGGTCGACGCCGCCGCGCGGCTGGCCGCCGCCGGGCTCGGGGTGGCGCTGGTGCCGGAGGCCGCGGTGCGCGCGGACCTCGCGGCCCACCGGGTGCGGCTGGCGGACGCGCCGGTCGTCGCCGTCGTGGGCTACGCACGCGCGGCGTTTCCGCCGGCCGCGGCAGCTTTCCTGGACCTGTTCAGCATGCTGACGGTCCCCGGCCTCGTGCGTCCCCCCGCGGCGCCTTGATCTCGGCTGGTGCTGGCCGGGCCGGCCACGCCCCGGGACTGACGCGCTAGCTCGGGAGCGGGGAGTCGAGGCGGGCCTGGGTGACCGGCGACGGGGCCCGCCGCGGCCAGCTGACCGACGCCCGCCAGGCGCCGCCGGGCTGGTCCTCGGTGATGCGGGCGCCGACGATTGCCGCGACCCGGCGCAGCCGGACGGCCCGGGCGGCGGCGTCGTGAGCCGCGTCGACGCTGGTCGCCGAGCACCGGTCCGGGACGGCCCAGAGCGTCAGGGCTACGCCGTCGTGGCCGGACCGGACGGTCACGACGGCGCGCCGGGCCGGCCGCCACGGGTCGCTTTCCAGGAGCAGCAGCTGCACGGCGGACAGGACCTCGGCGACCTCGGCCCGGCTCGGCGGGACGTCGTCGACATCGAGGACGGCGTCCAGCTCGTGGGCGAGCGCCCCGCGCACCCGGTTCGTGAGGGCGGTTGTGAGGATCTTGGACGCGCCGCGGCCGGCGCGGAACGCCGGCGCCGGCAGCTGCAAGGTGGTGATCGCGTCGCGCAGCTGGGTCTCGACCGCGGCAAGCCTCTCGGCCGCCGGCCCGTCGAGTGTCCGGCGCACCGCGGCACAGGTCAGCAGGACGGCGGTGAGGTCCTGGATCGGGCCGTCATGGAAGGCGTCGCACAGATGCTGGCGTTCGCGCTCCTGCCCGGCGGCGATCAGCCGCAGCAGCAGCCGGGTGGTCTCGCTGACCGGATCGTGCGGCTGGCCCGTCGTCGGGCAGGTCCGGTCGGCGGCCGGTCCATGCTCCACGGGCAGAAGGTAGCGGCCGGCCGAGGCCGGGTCTGTTGCGTCGCCACGTCCTGACGGTGAAATCGTCGCGGTCGCGGTCGCGGTCGCGGTCGTGCCGTGCTCGGCCTCGCGCGGCGGCCCGACCGGGCCGACGACGACCGCCGGGCGGCCCGCATCGCCCACGGCGGCGGCACGACCGGTGCCGGTGCCGGTGTGAACGGTCACCTCCCCGACGCACCGCTGGGCTGTACGTCACCCAACGCGCGTACCGCTGCCGACAGGTCGTCGGCGGTGAACGGCTTGTACAGCACGGCCACGTCGGGCGGCAGGTCGTCGTCGATCCCGCCGGTCATCAGCAGGCACCGGGCCGGCATCGACGGGTCCTGGGAGCGCAGCCGCTCGATCAGGTCGGTCCCGCGTCCGGCACCGAGGCGCACATCGATGATCAGCGCGTGGTAGTCGGCCATGGGAAGGGCGAGTGCGTCCTCGACCGACGCCGCGGCGTCGACCTCGTGCCCGTCGTGGCTCAGCAGCCGGCTGACCAGTGTCCGGATCATGTCGTTGTCGTCGACGATCAGCGCGCGCCCTGGACTGTTGGGCCGCATCCCGATGGCTCGCACAGAAAACCTCGCTCGCCGTGGCCTCGCTCGAGCGTGGGGGGGGTCCGCTCGAACGCATCTCCGTCATTTTCGCGCCGCATTCCGGGACCGGACCACTTGTTCCGCGCGGACGGCGTCCGCCCGGTGCCAGCGCGACCCGGCCAGGATCGCTCCGCCAGGACCGGCCGTACCCGGCCGCCCGGCCGGAGCGGCCGGTCGACCCGGACAGCTGACGGCCGGTGACCCGCGACCCGTCTGACCAGGACCTCGGTTGTCAGGGGTAACGAGCCGGCTACACCATACGGCAGGCGCCTCGCCTCGGGCATCCCCCGGAGGGGACTTTTGGGGGTCACGTCAATAGAGACATTCGGTCCTTCTGTGCCCGTGGATCTGGTCGCGGTGTCCTGGATGCGGCAAACTGTCGGTGACCTGTATCACATCCATGCCGGCTCGAACGGGCCGGATCGACCGCGCCGGCGCGGGCCTGGTCGCAAGCCACGCGGAGATCTGGTTGGTTGCGCGCCCGATGGCCGGGCCTTACGGTTTCGCGCACTGACCGGCCCGGCCGCGCACGGTCCTGGCTCACGGCGCCGAAAGGACACGGTGGCAGCAACCATGATCAGCACGATGCAGGACGTGCCGCTGGGGATTCGGCGGCTGCTGGAACACGCCGTCACGGTGTATCCCGACCAGAAGCTGTTCACCGCACAGGCGGACGGGAGCCTGACGGTCGCCACGTTCGCCGAGGCCGGGGCCAACGCGGCCCGGCTCGCGCACGGGCTCACCGAGCTGGGCGTCACGGCTGGTGATCGGGTCGCCACCCTGATGTGGAACAACGAGGAACACATCGAGGCGTACTTCGCCGTGCCCGCGATGGGTGCGGTCCTGCACACCCTGAACCTGCGGCTGCCGGGCGAGCAGATCGTCTTCATCGCCAACCACGCCGAGGACAAGGTGCTCCTCGTCGACCACACGCTGCTGTCGGCGCTGGTCGCGCTGCTGCCGGCGATGAAGACGGTCGAGCATGTCGTCGTGAACCACGGCGTCCTCGACGCCGCCACGGTCGGAACGGATCTGGCCGCGCTCGCCGCCGCCGCGGGCCGCCCGGTCGAGGTGCACGACTACGCGGCTCTGATCGCCGGCCGCCCGGACACGTTCGACTGGCCGGAGGTGGCGGAGACGACGGCGGCCGCGATGTGCTACACCTCCGGCACGACGGGTGACCCCAAGGGCGTCGTCTACAGCCACCGGTCGATCTTCCTCAACGCGATGGGCTCCGCCCTGCCGTCGATGATGGGCATCTCGTCGGCCGACCGGGTGCTCGCGATCGTGCCGCAGTTCCACGTGTTGTCCTGGGGCCTGCCCTACATCGCGTTTCTCGGCGGCACCGAGCTCGTGCTGCCCGGACCGTTCCTGCAGGCCCAGCCGCTGGCCAAGATGATCGAGGCCACCGGGGTGAACAAGGCCGCCGGCGTGCCGACGATCTGGCAGGGCCTGCTCGCCTTCCTGGAGGCGAACCCGGGCGCCGTCGACATCTCGTCGCTGAAGGAGGCCGTCGTCGGCGGCTCGGCCTGCCCGCCGTCGGTGATGGAGGCGTACGACCGGCTCGGGATCACCCTGCTGCACGCGTACGGCATGACGGAGACCTCGCCGCTGGTCACCGTCGCCCGCCCGCCGGCAGGCCTCAGCCCCGAGGAGGCCTGGCCATACCGGCTCACCCAGGGCCGGTTCGTCGCCAACGTCGCCGCCCGGCTGGTCGGTGCCGGCGGCGAGATCCTGCCCTGGGACGGGAAGAGCGTCGGCGAGCTGGAGCTGCGCGGCCCCTGGATCGCCGGCTCGTACTACTCCGGCGGCACGCTGACCGGCGACGGGGTGGGGGCCGCCGACCCGGAGAAGTTCCACGACGGCTGGCTGCGGACGGGCGACGTCGGGCACATCAGCCCGGACGGCTATCTGACCCTGACCGACCGGGCCAAGGACGTGATCAAGTCCGGCGGCGAGTGGATCTCGTCGGTCGAGCTGGAGAACCTGCTGATGGCACATCCGGCGGTCGCGGAGGCCAGCGTCATCGGCGTGCCGGACGAGCGTTGGGGCGAGCGGCCGTTCGCGCTGGTGGTACTGCGCCCGGACGCCGTGGCGACGCTCGCCGAGCTGCGGGAGTTCCTCAGTGGCAAGGTGGCCCGCTGGCAGGTGCCGGAGCGTTGGCAGGTGATAGCGGAGGTGCCGAAGACGTCGGTCGGCAAGTTCGACAAGCGCCGGCTGCGGCAGCAGTACGCCGTCGGAGAGCTGGTCGCCCAGCTGGTCCCCGCGCCGTGACGCCACGCCTCGTGGCCGGTTCCGGATAGCTTGCCTTCGGACCTGGAGCCGCGGCGGCGGGCAGATCGGAGGC contains the following coding sequences:
- a CDS encoding LysR family transcriptional regulator, whose protein sequence is MVAPRASTAGPGPRQPWLDLRQVAYFVAVAEEQSFTAAATRLLVAQPSLSQQIRALERQLGAELLERSSRGARLTPAGRAFLDAARGLLADAGNAVTRARAAAGLDGGTLHIATLTSLATWVLPDAVARFRERFPDVPPRLTEFPDRLGLEEFMAEGRADLAIGARPPDWAGPVRFLGAERYTLVVPASDPRAGTAGVPLRAFAAVDWVLYAPGHGLRTLVLEACGAAGFTPRAAVETRTVDAAARLAAAGLGVALVPEAAVRADLAAHRVRLADAPVVAVVGYARAAFPPAAAAFLDLFSMLTVPGLVRPPAAP
- a CDS encoding response regulator, whose protein sequence is MRAIGMRPNSPGRALIVDDNDMIRTLVSRLLSHDGHEVDAAASVEDALALPMADYHALIIDVRLGAGRGTDLIERLRSQDPSMPARCLLMTGGIDDDLPPDVAVLYKPFTADDLSAAVRALGDVQPSGASGR
- a CDS encoding long-chain fatty acid--CoA ligase, encoding MISTMQDVPLGIRRLLEHAVTVYPDQKLFTAQADGSLTVATFAEAGANAARLAHGLTELGVTAGDRVATLMWNNEEHIEAYFAVPAMGAVLHTLNLRLPGEQIVFIANHAEDKVLLVDHTLLSALVALLPAMKTVEHVVVNHGVLDAATVGTDLAALAAAAGRPVEVHDYAALIAGRPDTFDWPEVAETTAAAMCYTSGTTGDPKGVVYSHRSIFLNAMGSALPSMMGISSADRVLAIVPQFHVLSWGLPYIAFLGGTELVLPGPFLQAQPLAKMIEATGVNKAAGVPTIWQGLLAFLEANPGAVDISSLKEAVVGGSACPPSVMEAYDRLGITLLHAYGMTETSPLVTVARPPAGLSPEEAWPYRLTQGRFVANVAARLVGAGGEILPWDGKSVGELELRGPWIAGSYYSGGTLTGDGVGAADPEKFHDGWLRTGDVGHISPDGYLTLTDRAKDVIKSGGEWISSVELENLLMAHPAVAEASVIGVPDERWGERPFALVVLRPDAVATLAELREFLSGKVARWQVPERWQVIAEVPKTSVGKFDKRRLRQQYAVGELVAQLVPAP